A genomic segment from Nematostella vectensis chromosome 6, jaNemVect1.1, whole genome shotgun sequence encodes:
- the LOC5519812 gene encoding nucleophosmin isoform X2, whose product MSKSTQCISCNQLIPENATSCKCGHVNEAMRTIGGKRFSGYREELYTRLVIQESRDEYEKQQRQSRENLKRVHEDTLTVQSLKETPAIEPPKKIISQKLNQETNGDQLREITKVLNTPRDAKKVVKTTAGETKRDTASAENTRAVRSTRNVVINFSESDDDNDLDDDDDDIDDDEYHPGYSAGLKKRLKAAHKQRGYTKAFAKRGTKPMKEVNSNKYNVYGHGRSSKPRAHGRESDFMKGKHANALGIENSDSEALMTLPKNVPMTGPLAEINKRMVNQSIFWMCLTNGLKKPDI is encoded by the exons ATGTCAAAGTCGACTCAGTGTATCTCTTGTAACCAACTG ATCCCTGAGAACGCAACCTCCTGTAAATGCGGTCACGTTAATGAGGCCATGCGCACTATTGGAGGGAAGCGCTTCTCTG GGTACCGCGAGGAGTTATACACGCGTCTGGTGATCCAGGAGAGTAGGGACGAGTACGAGAAACAGCAGCGACAGTCGAGAGAGAACCTCAAACGA GTACACGAAGACACCCTAACAGTTCAAAGTCTGAAAGAAACACCAGCTATTGAGCCGCCAAAGAAAATCATAAGCCAGAAACTAAACCAAGAAACCAATGGCGACCAATTACGGGAGATAACGAAGGTGTTAAACACACCACGTGACGCCAAGAAGGTAGTCAAAACTACCGCTGGTGAGACAAAGCGGGATACTGCAAGCGCAGAGAATACGAGAGCTGTTCGGAGCACGAGAAACGTGGTAATAAACTTTAGCGAaagtgatgatgacaatgacttggacgatgatgatgatgacattgatgacGATGAGTATCATCCCGGATATAGTGCTGGGCTTAAGAAGCGACTCAAAGCTGCGCACAAACAGCGTGGTTACACAAAAGCGTTTGCCAAACGCGGCACAAAACCCATGAAGGAAGTGAACTCTAACAAGTACAACGTGTACGGACATGGGAGATCGTCCAAACCCAGGGCTCACGGGAGGGAGAGCGACTTCATGAAGGGTAAACACGCGAATGCGCTGGGCATCGAGAATAGCGATAGTGAAGCGCTGATGACTCTGCCTAAGAATGTGCCGATGACGGGGCCTCTGGCGGAGATTAACAAGCGTATGGTGAACCAAAGCATCTTCTGGATGTGCCTGACAAATGGACTCAAAAAGCCGGACATATGA
- the LOC5519812 gene encoding nucleophosmin isoform X1: MQSVNNPSSYRCMACNKVIPENATSCKCGHVNEAMRTIGGKRFSGYREELYTRLVIQESRDEYEKQQRQSRENLKRVHEDTLTVQSLKETPAIEPPKKIISQKLNQETNGDQLREITKVLNTPRDAKKVVKTTAGETKRDTASAENTRAVRSTRNVVINFSESDDDNDLDDDDDDIDDDEYHPGYSAGLKKRLKAAHKQRGYTKAFAKRGTKPMKEVNSNKYNVYGHGRSSKPRAHGRESDFMKGKHANALGIENSDSEALMTLPKNVPMTGPLAEINKRMVNQSIFWMCLTNGLKKPDI; encoded by the exons ATGCAATCGGTCAACAATCCATCGAGCTACCGCTGTATGGCGTGTAATAAAGTG ATCCCTGAGAACGCAACCTCCTGTAAATGCGGTCACGTTAATGAGGCCATGCGCACTATTGGAGGGAAGCGCTTCTCTG GGTACCGCGAGGAGTTATACACGCGTCTGGTGATCCAGGAGAGTAGGGACGAGTACGAGAAACAGCAGCGACAGTCGAGAGAGAACCTCAAACGA GTACACGAAGACACCCTAACAGTTCAAAGTCTGAAAGAAACACCAGCTATTGAGCCGCCAAAGAAAATCATAAGCCAGAAACTAAACCAAGAAACCAATGGCGACCAATTACGGGAGATAACGAAGGTGTTAAACACACCACGTGACGCCAAGAAGGTAGTCAAAACTACCGCTGGTGAGACAAAGCGGGATACTGCAAGCGCAGAGAATACGAGAGCTGTTCGGAGCACGAGAAACGTGGTAATAAACTTTAGCGAaagtgatgatgacaatgacttggacgatgatgatgatgacattgatgacGATGAGTATCATCCCGGATATAGTGCTGGGCTTAAGAAGCGACTCAAAGCTGCGCACAAACAGCGTGGTTACACAAAAGCGTTTGCCAAACGCGGCACAAAACCCATGAAGGAAGTGAACTCTAACAAGTACAACGTGTACGGACATGGGAGATCGTCCAAACCCAGGGCTCACGGGAGGGAGAGCGACTTCATGAAGGGTAAACACGCGAATGCGCTGGGCATCGAGAATAGCGATAGTGAAGCGCTGATGACTCTGCCTAAGAATGTGCCGATGACGGGGCCTCTGGCGGAGATTAACAAGCGTATGGTGAACCAAAGCATCTTCTGGATGTGCCTGACAAATGGACTCAAAAAGCCGGACATATGA